One Deinococcus sp. LM3 genomic region harbors:
- a CDS encoding polysaccharide deacetylase family protein, producing the protein MNRPATPTVRRAAALLAATLLGKLLLSDLIFRAAGLGALGAGSRHVPRVALTFDDGPGPRTPELLAVLAAHGAPATFFVTEPACRAHPDGLRAVHAAGHQVEAHGCWHRHALRLTPWQEWAQIAWHPRAGQRGPHLYRPPYGGHSPLTRLLAHLTGRQIALWDVESRDWTARPAAELAAHTLACTRPGSVILLHDGPQVTPALLGALLTGLRERGLKPVTLNDLHPRCIGLREGWARLRGSYGR; encoded by the coding sequence CTGAACCGCCCGGCCACCCCGACCGTCCGGAGGGCCGCGGCGCTGCTGGCCGCGACCCTGCTGGGCAAACTGCTCCTGAGCGACCTGATCTTCCGCGCCGCCGGGCTGGGCGCCCTGGGCGCCGGTTCCCGCCACGTTCCCAGGGTCGCGCTGACCTTCGACGACGGCCCCGGCCCCCGCACCCCGGAGCTGCTGGCCGTCCTGGCCGCCCACGGCGCGCCCGCCACGTTCTTCGTGACCGAACCCGCCTGCCGCGCCCACCCCGACGGGCTGCGCGCCGTGCACGCGGCCGGGCATCAGGTCGAGGCGCACGGCTGCTGGCACCGCCACGCCCTGCGCCTGACCCCCTGGCAGGAGTGGGCGCAGATCGCGTGGCACCCCCGCGCCGGTCAGCGCGGCCCGCACCTGTACCGCCCCCCCTACGGCGGCCACAGCCCCCTGACCCGCCTGCTGGCCCACCTGACCGGCCGCCAGATTGCCCTGTGGGACGTGGAAAGCCGCGACTGGACCGCCCGGCCCGCCGCAGAACTGGCCGCCCACACCCTGGCCTGCACCCGCCCAGGCAGCGTGATCCTGCTGCACGACGGTCCCCAGGTCACGCCCGCCCTGCTGGGCGCCCTGCTGACCGGCCTACGCGAACGCGGCCTGAAGCCCGTCACCCTGAACGACCTGCACCCCCGCTGCATTGGCCTGAGAGAAGGCTGGGCGCGCCTGCGCGGCAGTTACGGGAGGTAG
- a CDS encoding MFS transporter has translation MTLRSRLPLRPGTLRAVIAATFSLACAELIRSGLYLSYLGQSMQAQDTLGIAPSVVGLAWALHVGADTVMRGPAGLMIARYGLRPVMIAGALLSLIAMALLLVAQAGWVLLLAAALHGVGFSTAWPGAMNLTADSTPDGAQGRALTAVSMAVLPFIGLGYFVFGFLRDFPVTGVFLLCLGMVGVSLISAFLLPAHAVRGPDRTRPEPGERRDMLRRLQPLIPAAIMQTVTLSLFGQVLFKLTDVLELPYWTMIAVLVTGALVAFGTLPFVGRVADRGRALLTLTGGFALIGVGMAGIATLPPTWVLFPLAALVGLGFAGVQPGWGALVTRTLPEGQRPAAWGFLMTLENIGTAVGPLLGTLAFAQFGARGPFGLGAALALLAAAFYLLFRHAFPASAAPAAAPASGGPS, from the coding sequence GTGACCCTCCGATCCCGCCTTCCCCTCCGCCCCGGCACCCTGCGCGCCGTGATCGCCGCGACCTTCTCGCTCGCCTGCGCCGAACTGATCCGTTCGGGCCTGTACCTGTCGTACCTGGGTCAGAGCATGCAGGCGCAGGACACGCTGGGCATCGCGCCGTCCGTGGTCGGGCTGGCCTGGGCGCTGCACGTCGGCGCGGACACCGTCATGCGCGGCCCGGCCGGCCTGATGATCGCCCGTTACGGCCTGCGCCCGGTCATGATCGCCGGCGCCCTGCTGAGCCTGATCGCCATGGCCCTGCTGCTGGTCGCGCAGGCCGGCTGGGTGCTGCTGCTGGCGGCCGCGCTGCACGGCGTGGGCTTCAGCACGGCGTGGCCCGGCGCGATGAACCTGACCGCCGACTCCACCCCGGACGGCGCGCAGGGCCGCGCGCTGACCGCCGTGTCCATGGCCGTCCTGCCGTTCATCGGGCTGGGGTACTTCGTGTTCGGGTTCCTGCGGGACTTCCCGGTGACCGGCGTGTTCCTGCTGTGCCTGGGCATGGTGGGCGTCTCGCTGATCAGCGCGTTCCTGCTGCCCGCCCACGCGGTCCGCGGCCCCGACCGCACCCGGCCGGAACCCGGCGAGCGGCGCGACATGCTGCGCCGGCTGCAACCCCTGATCCCGGCCGCGATCATGCAGACCGTCACGCTGTCGCTGTTCGGGCAGGTGCTGTTCAAGCTCACGGACGTGCTGGAACTCCCGTACTGGACCATGATCGCCGTGCTGGTCACGGGCGCCCTCGTCGCGTTCGGCACTCTGCCGTTCGTGGGCCGCGTCGCCGACCGGGGCCGCGCCCTGCTGACCCTGACCGGCGGGTTCGCCCTGATCGGCGTGGGCATGGCCGGCATCGCCACCCTGCCGCCCACCTGGGTGCTGTTCCCGCTGGCGGCGCTGGTCGGACTGGGCTTCGCCGGCGTGCAGCCCGGCTGGGGCGCCCTGGTGACCCGCACCCTGCCTGAGGGCCAGCGGCCCGCCGCATGGGGATTCCTGATGACCCTGGAAAACATCGGCACGGCCGTCGGACCGCTGCTGGGCACCCTGGCGTTCGCGCAGTTCGGTGCGCGCGGTCCGTTCGGGCTGGGAGCCGCGCTGGCCCTGCTGGCCGCCGCGTTCTACCTGCTGTTCCGCCACGCCTTCCCGGCCAGCGCCGCGCCCGCCGCCGCGCCGGCCTCCGGGGGGCCGTCCTGA
- a CDS encoding glycosyltransferase: protein MPGFTVVIPARNEEVFLPLTLRALEAQRRAPDEVIVVDNGSRDGTVAAARAWGATVLRCEQPGVARTRQMGLEAARSEWVATTDADSLPSPGWLEALSEAAPGRVALYGSMRFCGVAPHWSRLSGVGYSAFLHACRAVGKPNLAGANMAFSREAALLAGGYADVEAYEDVILGQALARLGEVAYVPGALVETSARRLDRGVGPFLWQHLRNITGHTRGYFGAEPPTPPER from the coding sequence GTGCCCGGCTTTACCGTTGTCATTCCCGCCCGTAACGAGGAGGTCTTCCTTCCACTGACCCTGCGTGCCCTGGAGGCGCAGCGCCGGGCGCCCGACGAGGTGATCGTCGTGGACAACGGCAGCCGGGACGGCACGGTGGCGGCCGCGCGGGCCTGGGGGGCCACCGTACTGCGCTGCGAGCAGCCGGGCGTGGCCCGCACCCGTCAGATGGGCCTGGAGGCGGCGCGCAGCGAGTGGGTCGCCACGACCGACGCGGATTCGCTGCCCAGCCCCGGCTGGCTCGAGGCGCTCTCCGAGGCCGCGCCGGGCCGCGTGGCGCTGTACGGCTCCATGCGGTTCTGCGGGGTCGCGCCGCACTGGTCGCGGCTGTCGGGCGTGGGGTACAGCGCGTTCCTGCACGCCTGCCGGGCCGTGGGCAAACCCAACCTGGCGGGCGCGAACATGGCCTTCTCGCGCGAGGCGGCGCTGCTGGCCGGCGGGTACGCGGACGTGGAAGCCTACGAGGACGTGATCCTGGGGCAGGCCCTGGCGCGGCTGGGCGAGGTGGCGTACGTGCCGGGCGCGCTGGTGGAGACCAGTGCGCGCCGGCTGGACCGGGGCGTGGGGCCGTTCCTGTGGCAGCACCTGCGCAACATCACTGGTCATACGCGAGGGTATTTCGGGGCTGAGCCCCCGACTCCCCCGGAAAGGTGA
- a CDS encoding glycosyltransferase family 4 protein has product MKPLRIGLFTDTFLPDQNGIVTSVALLSDELRAQGHHVDVVAPDFPEHVDTRTDVVRVDSLRYMFLPTYRLAWPTRKDFQQKYDVVHTHTPLTLGLAGARLARKWDVPHVATYHTHIEAYTHYVPGMTALQRHTGVVTRAMSLLYGRADAVITPTAGMMDVLRAMRVRHPVVIPTSIDPRALEAAPPVTSPWPAGKRRLLSVGRLAREKRFDHVLDTLTGLPDAHLVILGEGPERQHLEAHAARIGVADRVTFLGVRPWTEIGAYYRLAELFLFASDTETQGLVLQEAQLMGVPVVAVGARGTLSGVAHEHSGYLVPPADVNALTRHARDILDDPALWARLSAGARAFGASTTPAGVARQVLDVYAAVLGMPRITFPGESGAQPRNTLAYDQ; this is encoded by the coding sequence ATGAAACCGCTTCGCATCGGGCTGTTCACCGATACGTTCCTGCCGGACCAGAACGGCATCGTGACCAGCGTGGCGCTGCTCAGCGACGAACTGCGCGCCCAGGGACACCACGTCGACGTGGTCGCCCCGGACTTCCCGGAACACGTGGACACCCGCACCGACGTCGTGCGCGTGGACAGCCTGCGCTACATGTTCCTGCCCACCTACCGCCTGGCGTGGCCCACCCGTAAGGACTTCCAGCAGAAGTACGACGTGGTGCACACCCACACGCCCCTGACCCTGGGTCTGGCCGGGGCGCGGCTGGCCCGCAAGTGGGACGTGCCGCACGTCGCCACGTACCACACGCACATCGAGGCGTACACGCATTACGTGCCGGGCATGACCGCCCTGCAGCGCCACACGGGCGTCGTGACGCGCGCCATGAGCCTGCTGTACGGCCGCGCGGACGCCGTCATCACGCCCACGGCCGGCATGATGGACGTGCTGCGCGCCATGCGGGTGCGCCACCCGGTCGTGATTCCCACCAGCATCGACCCGCGCGCCCTGGAGGCCGCCCCGCCCGTCACCAGCCCCTGGCCGGCCGGGAAACGCCGCCTGCTCAGCGTGGGCCGCCTCGCCCGCGAGAAACGCTTCGACCATGTGCTCGACACTCTGACCGGCCTGCCGGACGCTCACCTCGTGATCCTGGGCGAGGGACCGGAACGCCAGCATCTCGAAGCGCACGCCGCCCGCATCGGCGTGGCCGACCGCGTGACCTTCCTGGGCGTGCGTCCCTGGACCGAGATCGGCGCGTACTACCGCCTCGCGGAACTGTTCCTGTTCGCCAGCGACACCGAGACGCAGGGCCTGGTGTTGCAGGAGGCGCAGCTGATGGGCGTGCCGGTCGTCGCGGTCGGCGCGCGCGGCACCCTCAGCGGCGTCGCGCACGAACACAGCGGGTACCTCGTGCCGCCCGCCGACGTGAACGCCCTGACCCGCCACGCCCGCGACATCCTGGACGACCCGGCCCTGTGGGCGCGGCTGTCGGCCGGCGCGCGCGCCTTCGGGGCGTCCACCACCCCGGCCGGCGTGGCCCGGCAGGTGCTGGACGTCTACGCCGCCGTGCTGGGCATGCCGAGGATCACCTTTCCGGGGGAGTCGGGGGCTCAGCCCCGAAATACCCTCGCGTATGACCAGTGA
- a CDS encoding Sectered polysaccharide deacetylase, which produces MNARTFMIRAALRAGAGGAWHGGHPGAPQVALLVPVADAGQLQVALSALTGTPATLLLSPALARLDPQGVRAAAQAGHELAGQGDPAGVTLLEAVAGQAITSWAAPDSVAALRGLLTRGLRSLPGTGGSPEPGALRTVTPGDLGATLTAWRALGYRPVPLRDLPGARAGTPRDLLTDLYVRVVEDRYARSQGVIDLAQRADGVMRIAPLGHAPAPLPLPPGTPTAELHLHSQRVVGLASRSLLGAYRAYQRSLKDVARALRERPELASAQAVFAVTLFHGPLEQAGFTLLDLPPAQARWYGLGFRLLRAAYGTTRTPSEGTPKMAWLPREEFLRRYG; this is translated from the coding sequence GTGAACGCACGAACCTTCATGATACGGGCGGCGCTGCGGGCCGGAGCGGGCGGCGCGTGGCACGGCGGGCACCCCGGCGCGCCGCAGGTGGCGCTGCTGGTGCCGGTCGCGGACGCCGGGCAGTTGCAGGTGGCCCTGTCAGCCCTGACCGGAACGCCCGCCACGCTGCTGCTCTCCCCTGCCCTGGCCCGCCTGGACCCACAGGGCGTGCGGGCCGCCGCGCAGGCCGGACATGAACTGGCCGGACAGGGCGACCCGGCCGGCGTGACCCTGCTGGAAGCCGTGGCCGGTCAGGCGATCACGAGCTGGGCCGCGCCGGACAGCGTGGCGGCCCTGCGCGGCCTACTGACCCGTGGGCTGCGGTCCCTGCCGGGCACCGGGGGATCGCCCGAACCCGGAGCGCTGCGGACCGTCACGCCCGGCGACCTAGGCGCGACCCTGACGGCGTGGCGGGCGCTGGGCTACCGGCCGGTGCCGCTGCGGGACCTGCCGGGCGCGCGGGCCGGCACGCCGCGCGATCTGCTGACCGACCTGTACGTCCGGGTCGTCGAGGACCGGTACGCGCGCTCGCAGGGCGTGATCGACCTCGCGCAGCGGGCCGACGGCGTGATGCGGATCGCGCCGCTCGGGCACGCGCCCGCCCCGCTGCCGCTGCCGCCCGGCACGCCCACCGCCGAACTGCACCTGCACTCCCAGCGGGTGGTGGGGCTGGCGTCCCGCAGCCTGCTCGGCGCGTACCGGGCGTACCAGAGAAGCCTGAAGGACGTGGCCCGCGCGCTACGCGAACGCCCGGAACTGGCCTCCGCGCAGGCCGTGTTCGCCGTCACGCTGTTCCACGGCCCGCTGGAACAGGCGGGGTTCACGCTGCTGGACCTGCCGCCCGCCCAGGCCCGCTGGTACGGCCTGGGCTTCCGGCTGCTACGCGCCGCGTACGGCACGACCCGGACCCCCAGCGAGGGCACCCCGAAGATGGCGTGGCTGCCCCGCGAGGAATTCCTGCGCCGCTACGGCTGA
- a CDS encoding VOC family protein, with protein MTRDAISRRVQVQGLHHVTIVGSTRQSALDFWEGVLGMPFVFEQPNLGNPAENHLYFDPGDGRLLTVFTDEGRVDAGRDAPREPGTVEHLAFNVSRATFELAPARLRARGIEVLERDRGFMDSLYFRDPNGMKVELACYKFETPGGLRDADVLRRAYELRVARGDDYLSPEHLADAIEELLRR; from the coding sequence ATGACCCGCGACGCCATCAGCCGCCGGGTGCAGGTGCAGGGCCTGCATCACGTCACCATCGTCGGTTCCACCCGCCAGAGCGCCCTGGACTTCTGGGAGGGCGTGCTGGGCATGCCGTTCGTGTTCGAGCAACCCAACCTCGGCAACCCGGCCGAGAACCACCTGTACTTCGACCCCGGCGACGGCCGCCTGCTGACCGTGTTCACCGACGAGGGCCGCGTGGACGCCGGGCGGGACGCGCCGCGCGAACCGGGCACCGTCGAGCACCTCGCGTTCAACGTGTCCCGCGCGACCTTCGAGCTGGCCCCCGCGCGGCTGCGGGCACGCGGCATCGAGGTGCTGGAACGCGACCGGGGCTTCATGGATTCGCTGTACTTCCGCGACCCGAACGGCATGAAGGTCGAACTGGCCTGCTACAAGTTCGAGACGCCCGGGGGCCTGCGCGACGCGGACGTGCTGCGCCGCGCCTACGAACTGCGCGTGGCACGCGGCGACGACTACCTGAGCCCCGAACACCTCGCGGACGCCATCGAGGAACTGCTGCGCCGCTGA
- a CDS encoding GAF domain-containing protein has protein sequence MSASLPDEPGLTLPPLPPGLSAASSVTQFAQMLAAYACRATHAHGTRVWVVTDGQPLPVAEEGRGLALSDGTLVSEAMTGGTLLHEGMLAALPFGCGALEFVGADPAALRALLHAGPLLTLAVEGVQAREARRGHGRIAETVEGLMRRLGGSLDLAEVLTVTAQSAALALGFRRAFVALFSELRDGGARTGEVFTYGFTQPFTGGIGVGPVTFETLVQRGEAIRFERGRDHESPLARGLRELNPETAVIAPLSARGQALGLLYVDTTDPVPATEDDARIVLALAEQAALAIDNARLYGIETRKREAAEALREAGAALAGSLHLSETLQQVLERAVTLFHADAAAVYETQPDGRSINIRSAVGLPSEYMLRVRAKVGVGVTGRAVAQGTLVAARDLTAEDYGGSSRYARQLLANGTYPYRGVVSLPLRVGPTVFGALTLYWTAPLPLDSDDLALAGVFASQAGLAIENARLYEEEQLREREAGALLAVSRVLSERADGSAGPVTNAGPVTDEALQGAVREATLALHAGRGLLALFSEEPDPPGGSARPVTRCSAYNLYPPHPQELADLAAQLGRGPRPLTRRHTLPVAGSGLIVPLIGAPPEPLGFLYFDDPGLDAPGARTLQFARSLADQVAQTLTRERLLAALEREEARYRQLAEGAHDLIVSTDARGVIDYANPAARTLLEPLTGPLTGANLLTLPTRDTQAALQAAWTDAQTRASGSRAEIRIGPYHLEVRLGSVDDGRGMLTVSRDLSELQTLADEIARRGQALEAATSRQSELRSFLTLFTQAQEEERRRISRELHDDTAQVLTATTRRVARLARDLSGEQKARADDILLDLNAAIDGVRRFARNLRPSVLDDLGLLPALEWLATQALTATRLEVSGAERRLSPATELTVFRLAQEALNNVDKHAHAHTAAIRVAFGEPPQGGVRVAITDDGRGFTTEQAHAQAQAGHLGLLGLRERVTLAGGTLAVQSAPGEGTTLTFTLPG, from the coding sequence GTGAGCGCCTCCCTCCCGGACGAACCGGGCCTGACCCTGCCGCCCCTGCCGCCGGGCCTGTCGGCCGCGTCGAGCGTCACGCAGTTCGCGCAGATGCTGGCCGCCTACGCCTGCCGCGCCACGCACGCGCACGGCACGCGGGTCTGGGTGGTCACGGACGGTCAGCCGCTCCCGGTGGCCGAGGAGGGGCGCGGACTGGCCCTGAGTGATGGCACGCTGGTCAGTGAAGCCATGACCGGCGGAACGCTGCTGCACGAAGGCATGCTGGCCGCCCTGCCGTTCGGGTGCGGCGCCCTGGAATTCGTGGGGGCCGACCCGGCCGCCCTGCGCGCCCTGCTGCACGCGGGACCGCTGCTGACCCTGGCGGTCGAGGGCGTGCAGGCCAGGGAAGCCCGGCGCGGACACGGCCGCATCGCCGAGACCGTCGAGGGCCTGATGCGCCGCCTGGGCGGCAGCCTGGACCTCGCGGAAGTCCTGACCGTCACCGCGCAGAGCGCGGCGCTGGCGCTGGGCTTCCGGCGGGCGTTCGTGGCGCTGTTCAGCGAACTGCGCGACGGGGGCGCCCGCACCGGCGAGGTGTTCACGTACGGGTTCACGCAGCCGTTCACGGGCGGCATCGGCGTCGGGCCCGTCACCTTCGAGACGCTGGTGCAGCGCGGCGAGGCCATCCGCTTCGAGCGGGGCCGCGACCACGAGTCGCCGCTGGCACGCGGCCTGCGCGAACTCAACCCGGAAACGGCCGTGATCGCGCCGCTCAGCGCGCGCGGGCAGGCGCTGGGCCTGCTGTACGTGGACACCACCGACCCGGTGCCCGCCACCGAGGACGACGCCCGCATCGTGCTGGCCCTGGCCGAGCAGGCGGCCCTGGCCATCGACAACGCCCGGCTGTACGGCATCGAGACCCGCAAACGCGAGGCGGCCGAGGCGCTGCGCGAGGCCGGCGCGGCGCTGGCCGGCAGCCTGCACCTGAGCGAGACGCTCCAGCAGGTGCTGGAACGCGCCGTCACGCTGTTCCACGCGGACGCCGCCGCCGTCTACGAGACGCAGCCGGACGGCCGCAGCATCAACATCCGCTCGGCAGTGGGGCTGCCCAGCGAGTACATGCTGCGCGTCCGCGCGAAGGTCGGCGTGGGCGTCACGGGCCGCGCGGTCGCGCAGGGCACGCTGGTCGCGGCGCGCGACCTGACCGCCGAGGACTACGGCGGCAGCAGCCGCTACGCCCGTCAGCTGCTGGCGAACGGCACGTACCCCTACCGGGGCGTCGTGAGCCTGCCGCTGCGGGTCGGTCCGACCGTGTTCGGGGCGCTCACGCTGTACTGGACGGCCCCGCTGCCTCTGGACAGCGACGACCTGGCGCTGGCGGGCGTGTTCGCCTCGCAGGCGGGTCTGGCCATCGAGAACGCCCGCCTGTACGAGGAAGAGCAGCTGCGTGAACGCGAGGCCGGCGCGCTGCTGGCCGTCAGCCGGGTCCTGAGCGAACGCGCCGACGGCAGCGCCGGCCCGGTCACCAACGCCGGCCCGGTCACCGACGAGGCCCTGCAGGGAGCCGTGCGCGAGGCGACCCTGGCCCTGCACGCCGGGCGCGGCCTGCTGGCCCTGTTCAGCGAGGAACCGGACCCGCCGGGCGGGAGCGCGCGGCCCGTGACGCGCTGCTCGGCGTACAACCTGTACCCGCCGCACCCGCAGGAACTCGCGGACCTCGCCGCGCAGCTCGGGCGCGGCCCCCGCCCACTGACCCGCCGGCACACCCTGCCCGTCGCGGGCAGCGGCCTGATCGTGCCGCTGATCGGCGCGCCACCCGAACCGCTGGGCTTCCTGTACTTCGACGATCCGGGCCTCGACGCGCCGGGCGCACGGACCCTGCAGTTCGCGCGCAGCCTCGCCGATCAGGTCGCGCAGACCCTGACCCGCGAGCGCCTGCTGGCCGCCCTGGAACGCGAGGAAGCCCGTTACCGGCAACTCGCGGAGGGCGCGCACGACCTGATCGTCAGCACCGACGCGCGCGGCGTCATCGACTACGCCAACCCGGCCGCCCGCACGCTGCTCGAACCCCTGACCGGCCCGCTGACCGGCGCGAACCTCCTGACCCTCCCCACCCGCGACACGCAGGCGGCCCTCCAGGCGGCCTGGACGGACGCGCAGACCCGCGCCAGCGGCAGCCGCGCCGAGATCCGCATCGGCCCGTACCACCTGGAAGTCCGGCTGGGCAGCGTGGACGACGGGCGCGGCATGCTGACCGTCAGCCGCGACCTCTCGGAACTCCAGACCCTCGCCGACGAGATCGCCCGGCGCGGGCAGGCGCTGGAGGCCGCCACCAGCCGCCAGAGCGAACTGCGCAGCTTCCTGACGCTGTTCACGCAGGCGCAGGAGGAAGAACGCCGCCGCATCAGCCGCGAACTGCACGACGACACCGCGCAGGTCCTGACCGCCACCACCCGCCGCGTGGCGAGGCTCGCCCGTGACCTGAGCGGCGAGCAGAAAGCCCGCGCCGACGACATCCTGCTGGACCTGAACGCCGCCATCGACGGCGTGCGCCGCTTCGCGCGGAACCTGCGCCCCAGTGTCCTGGACGACCTGGGCCTGCTCCCGGCCCTGGAATGGCTGGCCACGCAGGCGCTGACCGCCACCCGCCTGGAGGTCAGTGGCGCCGAACGCCGCCTGAGCCCCGCCACGGAACTCACGGTGTTCCGGCTGGCGCAGGAAGCCCTGAACAACGTCGACAAGCACGCCCACGCCCACACCGCCGCCATCCGCGTGGCCTTCGGCGAGCCGCCGCAGGGCGGCGTGCGGGTCGCCATCACCGACGACGGCCGGGGCTTTACCACCGAACAGGCGCACGCGCAGGCGCAGGCCGGACACCTGGGCCTGCTGGGCCTGCGCGAACGCGTGACCCTGGCCGGCGGCACACTGGCCGTGCAGAGCGCTCCCGGCGAGGGCACCACCCTGACCTTCACCCTGCCCGGCTGA
- a CDS encoding response regulator transcription factor — protein MLDADTLESGATAPITLLLVDDHPVVRKGTRELLETEADLRVVGEASSGEEAILKARALNPHVILMDVSMPGMNGIDATRAIKAEQPGVGVLVLTSYDDDAYVFALLEAGAAGYLLKNASEDDLLGAVRAVAAGESALHPSVARKVLERFSAHTTPTPPEDDLSPRELEVLRVAATGRTNKEIARDLEISPRTVQVHLANIFSKLGVGSRTEAVLHGIKRGWIDPQSI, from the coding sequence ATGCTTGACGCCGACACGCTGGAATCCGGGGCGACCGCGCCCATCACGCTGCTGCTGGTCGACGACCACCCGGTCGTGCGCAAGGGCACGCGCGAACTGCTGGAAACCGAGGCGGACCTGCGCGTGGTCGGCGAGGCGTCCAGCGGCGAGGAGGCCATCCTCAAGGCGCGCGCCCTGAACCCGCACGTGATCCTGATGGACGTCAGCATGCCCGGCATGAACGGCATCGACGCCACCCGCGCCATCAAGGCCGAGCAGCCCGGCGTGGGCGTGCTGGTCCTGACCAGCTACGACGACGACGCGTACGTGTTCGCGCTGCTGGAAGCCGGCGCGGCCGGGTACCTGCTGAAGAACGCCAGCGAGGACGACCTGCTGGGCGCCGTGCGGGCCGTCGCGGCGGGCGAGAGCGCCCTGCATCCCAGCGTGGCCCGCAAGGTGCTGGAACGCTTCAGCGCGCACACCACCCCCACCCCGCCCGAGGACGACCTGTCCCCGCGTGAACTGGAAGTCCTGCGGGTCGCCGCGACCGGCCGCACCAACAAGGAGATCGCCCGCGACCTGGAGATCAGCCCCCGCACCGTGCAGGTGCACCTGGCGAACATCTTCTCGAAGCTGGGCGTCGGCAGCCGCACCGAGGCGGTCCTGCACGGCATCAAGCGCGGCTGGATCGACCCGCAGTCCATCTGA
- a CDS encoding ABC transporter substrate-binding protein codes for MKRNKIFGAVAFTTLAMTLAACNNEGNASDGAGSTLVIQESADIPTLDPGTTYDTASGQVVENLYETLVGYKGSSLTELEPLLATEWEANDAGTEYRFTLREGVKFHSGNDFTCADAEYTLRRNLVTNTADSGNWFISESLLGTPANANDDKSVTWQRITDAVKCDGNVLVLKLPKTDPAFLAKLAYVGQAIVDSKHATEIGEWDGTEATWKEAVGQDLMGSPLAQKPSGTGAYKLVGKDATSVTATAFDGYWGEQKPSIKNVIIQKVPEQAARIQAFLKGDADFIEEGGRPIISSQLSGKDGVAVLDDLPNTVAAGFSMNQNIAKGGALGSGKLDGQGIPANFFSDVDVRRGFVAAFDVPTYIEQVQEGKGAARNFLLPDSFPGYDTNLEAPEFNPEVARAAFQRAWGGQVWENGFTVSISYRAGAQTQQTAMELLKKNIEALNPKFRVNIVAKEWSELIKSDNAPKEAMILSAWAPDYADPDNFVTTFYASTGYYGPRLNAKDPEMDALITEARSTTDQAKRDELYAQIARRAQDQAYYVVMPASPTVFTYRDNISGVGEATFNPMNAFRAGTYWKNLSKS; via the coding sequence ATGAAGCGTAACAAGATCTTCGGAGCCGTGGCGTTTACCACCCTCGCCATGACCCTGGCCGCCTGCAACAACGAAGGAAACGCCAGTGACGGCGCCGGCAGCACCCTGGTCATCCAGGAATCCGCCGACATCCCCACCCTGGACCCGGGCACCACCTACGACACGGCCAGCGGTCAGGTCGTCGAGAACCTGTACGAGACCCTGGTCGGGTACAAGGGCAGCAGCCTGACGGAACTCGAGCCCCTGCTGGCCACCGAGTGGGAAGCGAACGACGCGGGCACCGAGTACCGTTTCACGCTGCGTGAAGGCGTGAAGTTCCACAGCGGCAACGACTTCACCTGCGCCGACGCCGAGTACACCCTGCGCCGTAACCTCGTGACGAACACCGCCGACAGCGGCAACTGGTTCATCAGCGAGAGCCTGCTGGGCACCCCCGCCAACGCCAACGACGACAAGAGCGTCACGTGGCAGCGCATCACGGACGCCGTCAAGTGCGACGGTAACGTGCTGGTCCTGAAACTCCCGAAGACCGACCCGGCCTTCCTGGCCAAGCTGGCGTACGTCGGCCAGGCCATCGTGGACAGCAAGCACGCCACCGAGATCGGCGAGTGGGACGGCACCGAGGCCACCTGGAAGGAAGCGGTCGGTCAGGACCTGATGGGCAGCCCGCTGGCGCAGAAGCCCAGCGGCACCGGCGCGTACAAACTGGTCGGTAAGGACGCCACCAGCGTCACCGCCACCGCCTTCGACGGGTACTGGGGCGAGCAGAAGCCCAGCATCAAGAACGTGATCATCCAGAAGGTCCCCGAGCAGGCCGCGCGGATCCAGGCGTTCCTGAAGGGCGACGCGGACTTCATCGAGGAGGGCGGGCGCCCCATCATCTCCAGCCAGCTGTCCGGCAAGGACGGCGTGGCCGTGCTGGACGACCTGCCCAACACGGTCGCGGCGGGCTTCAGCATGAACCAGAACATCGCCAAGGGCGGCGCGCTCGGCAGCGGCAAACTGGACGGCCAGGGCATCCCCGCGAACTTCTTCAGCGACGTGGACGTGCGCCGCGGCTTCGTGGCGGCCTTCGACGTGCCCACTTACATCGAGCAGGTGCAGGAAGGCAAGGGCGCGGCCCGTAACTTCCTGCTGCCCGACTCCTTCCCCGGCTACGACACCAACCTCGAGGCGCCCGAGTTCAACCCGGAAGTCGCCCGCGCGGCCTTCCAGCGTGCCTGGGGCGGTCAGGTCTGGGAGAACGGCTTCACGGTCAGCATCTCCTACCGCGCCGGCGCGCAGACCCAGCAGACCGCCATGGAACTGCTGAAGAAGAACATCGAGGCCCTGAACCCCAAATTCCGCGTGAACATCGTCGCCAAGGAATGGAGCGAGCTGATCAAGTCCGACAACGCGCCCAAGGAAGCCATGATCCTCTCGGCGTGGGCGCCGGACTACGCCGACCCGGACAACTTCGTCACGACCTTCTACGCCAGCACCGGCTACTACGGCCCGCGCCTGAACGCCAAGGACCCCGAGATGGACGCCCTGATCACCGAGGCCCGCAGCACCACCGATCAGGCCAAGCGTGACGAACTGTACGCGCAGATCGCCAGGCGCGCCCAGGATCAGGCGTACTACGTGGTCATGCCCGCCTCCCCGACCGTGTTCACGTACCGCGACAACATCAGCGGCGTGGGTGAGGCCACCTTCAACCCCATGAACGCCTTCCGGGCCGGCACCTACTGGAAGAACCTCAGCAAGAGCTGA